One segment of Capnocytophaga sp. oral taxon 878 DNA contains the following:
- a CDS encoding DUF3078 domain-containing protein → MKKIVTIVFIMIAAVGWGQIRKAKPRYAPIKSSPAKIIEDKNALNFTFSRVKREQEKWYKFNQVNLNMSEMSFSNWSAGGENSISAIMNAKFRRRYNERTFFWDNELEINYGVNAQSGRAPRKTDDKLSLISSFGYRGNSQSFWYYTARYQFLSQMNNGYRYPNTEEPISKFLAPAYITFGLGAEYAPSKIDFNLFISPVTLKTTAVLDKKLSDKGAFGVEKGKKTNSEVGFSVSGNWRKKMMENMHLSTNFNFYGDYLKKFGNIDVDWETNLNFRVNNYVQARIGFHIKYDDDVKFYSYKDGAGVTHNYGARTQFKQLLGIGMSYTF, encoded by the coding sequence ATGAAAAAGATAGTAACAATTGTATTTATTATGATAGCTGCGGTAGGCTGGGGGCAAATACGGAAAGCAAAACCGCGTTATGCACCCATCAAATCATCACCAGCTAAGATTATTGAGGATAAGAATGCGCTGAACTTCACTTTTAGTCGTGTAAAACGAGAGCAAGAAAAGTGGTATAAATTCAACCAGGTAAACCTTAATATGAGCGAAATGTCCTTCTCCAATTGGAGTGCCGGAGGCGAAAATTCTATCTCTGCAATTATGAATGCAAAGTTCAGAAGACGCTATAATGAGCGTACTTTTTTCTGGGATAATGAGCTGGAAATTAACTATGGGGTGAATGCACAAAGTGGGCGTGCACCACGAAAAACGGATGATAAACTCTCGTTAATTTCGTCATTTGGGTACAGAGGTAACTCACAATCATTTTGGTATTATACAGCACGTTACCAGTTTCTCTCACAGATGAATAATGGGTATCGTTACCCTAATACAGAAGAGCCTATTTCAAAGTTCTTAGCACCTGCTTATATTACTTTTGGTTTGGGTGCCGAGTATGCACCTTCCAAGATAGATTTTAATTTGTTTATATCTCCTGTAACTCTTAAAACAACAGCTGTACTGGATAAAAAACTATCCGATAAAGGTGCTTTTGGGGTAGAAAAGGGAAAAAAGACAAATTCCGAAGTGGGTTTTTCAGTATCAGGGAATTGGCGTAAAAAGATGATGGAGAATATGCACCTTAGTACTAATTTCAATTTCTATGGTGATTACTTAAAGAAATTTGGTAATATAGATGTAGACTGGGAAACTAATTTGAATTTTAGAGTCAATAATTACGTGCAGGCACGTATAGGGTTTCATATCAAATATGATGATGATGTGAAGTTCTATTCATATAAAGATGGTGCTGGCGTTACACATAATTATGGGGCACGTACTCAGTTCAAGCAGTTGTTAGGTATTGGAATGTCGTATACTTTTTAA
- a CDS encoding thymidine kinase — MFLENTLNNTEKAGWIEVICGSMFSGKTEELIRRLRRAQFAKQKVEIFKPSFDTRYDDTNIVSHNANEIPSTPVEAAASILLLADGCDVVGIDEAQFFDDEIVNVCNTLANNGVRVIVAGLDMDYKGNPFGPMPYLMATAEYVTKVHAVCTRTGNLANYSFRKVPNTQQRMLGEADSYEPLSRAAFIKAIQNNEHQ; from the coding sequence ATGTTTTTAGAAAATACTCTTAATAATACTGAAAAAGCAGGTTGGATAGAGGTTATTTGTGGCTCAATGTTTTCAGGCAAGACAGAAGAGTTAATACGCCGACTGAGAAGGGCACAATTCGCTAAGCAAAAAGTGGAGATATTTAAACCATCATTTGACACACGTTATGATGATACTAATATCGTCTCACATAATGCTAATGAAATACCTTCTACACCAGTAGAGGCTGCTGCAAGTATCCTTTTACTTGCCGATGGCTGCGATGTAGTAGGTATTGATGAGGCTCAGTTTTTTGATGATGAAATAGTAAATGTGTGTAATACACTTGCCAATAATGGGGTGCGTGTAATAGTAGCTGGCTTGGATATGGACTATAAAGGTAATCCTTTTGGGCCTATGCCCTACTTAATGGCTACTGCCGAGTATGTTACTAAAGTACATGCTGTTTGTACACGTACAGGTAATTTGGCTAACTACAGTTTTAGGAAAGTACCTAATACACAGCAGCGTATGTTGGGTGAGGCCGATAGCTATGAGCCACTTAGTAGAGCGGCTTTTATCAAGGCAATACAAAATAATGAACACCAATGA